In a genomic window of Streptomyces koelreuteriae:
- a CDS encoding MFS transporter, which yields MSGTTTAAAALRRRAAGAGANRWVVLVVLCVSLLLVAVDATVLHVAVPAVTEDLRPGGIELLWIVDVYPLVCASLLILFGTLGDRVGRRRVLLLGYALFGVASGMAALADNAQVLIVARALLGVGGAMIMPATLSILRQVFPDRRERALAIGIWSAVAAVGAAVGPLLGGFLLEHFWWGSVFLVNIPLMLVSLPVGRLLLPESKGDGTGPWDVIGALMAAAGLFGMVLGVKRLGGGEPVWSMFTVLPLVLGAALLVGFVRRQRRRTYPLVDLKMFARPAFSTSVGCIVLAMLALVGLELIAAQYLQLVLGLSPLETGLRLLPLTFAAMAAGLAGARMLRRFGPRRMVSVGFCVTAFAVLLLTALGRTDQCALMLTAFVLLGFGLETTLFGAYESMLSEAPQEQAGGAAAIGETSYQLGAGIGIALLGSVMNAAYAPGLSGVSGVPESASSSAGHSLGEAYEVAARLGGSAGAALRHAARDAFVHGLHVTLLVSAGLLLLGAAMALRLPRAMQCEEEAGGAVEVPAPRDAAESRVSV from the coding sequence ATGTCCGGGACGACCACGGCTGCCGCTGCGCTGCGCCGTCGGGCGGCCGGGGCCGGTGCCAACCGCTGGGTGGTTCTCGTCGTCCTCTGCGTCAGCCTGCTGCTGGTCGCCGTCGACGCCACCGTGCTGCACGTGGCGGTTCCCGCCGTCACGGAGGACCTGAGGCCCGGCGGGATCGAGCTGCTCTGGATCGTCGATGTCTACCCGCTCGTCTGCGCCTCGCTGCTGATCCTCTTCGGCACGCTGGGCGACCGCGTCGGACGCCGAAGGGTCCTGCTCCTCGGGTACGCGCTGTTCGGCGTGGCCTCCGGTATGGCGGCCCTGGCGGACAACGCCCAGGTGCTGATCGTGGCGCGGGCGCTGCTCGGCGTGGGCGGCGCGATGATCATGCCCGCGACCCTGTCGATCCTGCGCCAGGTCTTCCCGGACCGGCGCGAGCGGGCGCTCGCGATCGGCATCTGGAGCGCCGTGGCCGCGGTGGGCGCGGCGGTCGGGCCGCTGCTCGGCGGCTTCCTGCTGGAGCACTTCTGGTGGGGTTCGGTCTTCCTCGTCAACATTCCTTTGATGCTGGTCAGTCTTCCGGTGGGGCGGCTGCTGCTGCCCGAGTCGAAGGGCGACGGCACCGGCCCCTGGGACGTCATCGGCGCCCTGATGGCGGCGGCCGGGCTGTTCGGCATGGTGCTGGGCGTCAAGCGGCTCGGGGGCGGGGAGCCGGTGTGGAGCATGTTCACCGTGCTGCCGCTGGTCCTCGGGGCCGCGCTCCTGGTGGGCTTCGTACGGCGGCAGCGGCGGCGGACGTATCCGCTGGTCGACCTCAAGATGTTCGCGCGGCCGGCGTTCAGCACGTCCGTCGGCTGCATCGTGCTGGCGATGCTCGCGCTGGTCGGTCTGGAGCTGATCGCGGCGCAGTATCTGCAGCTCGTGCTCGGGCTGTCGCCGCTGGAGACGGGGTTGCGGCTGCTGCCGCTGACGTTCGCGGCGATGGCGGCCGGGCTGGCCGGGGCGCGGATGCTGCGGCGCTTCGGGCCGCGGCGGATGGTGAGCGTCGGGTTCTGTGTCACGGCGTTCGCGGTGCTGCTGCTGACGGCGCTGGGGCGTACGGACCAGTGCGCGCTGATGCTGACCGCGTTCGTGCTGCTCGGCTTCGGGCTGGAGACGACGCTGTTCGGGGCGTACGAGTCGATGCTGAGCGAGGCGCCGCAGGAACAGGCCGGTGGGGCGGCGGCGATCGGGGAGACGTCCTACCAGCTCGGGGCCGGCATCGGGATCGCGCTGCTCGGCAGCGTGATGAACGCGGCGTACGCGCCTGGACTGTCCGGTGTGTCGGGGGTGCCGGAGTCGGCGTCCTCCTCGGCGGGGCATTCGCTGGGGGAGGCCTACGAGGTCGCCGCGCGGCTGGGCGGGTCGGCCGGGGCCGCGCTGCGGCATGCCGCCCGGGACGCGTTCGTGCACGGGCTGCATGTGACGTTGCTGGTGAGCGCGGGGCTGTTGCTGCTCGGGGCGGCGATGGCGCTGCGGTTGCCGCGGGCGATGCAGTGCGAGGAGGAGGCGGGCGGTGCGGTGGAGGTACCCGCACCCAGGGACGCCGCGGAGTCCCGCGTCTCGGTGTGA
- a CDS encoding I78 family peptidase inhibitor, with the protein MAPIPTPSAEPDDSPDTYVGLAADRAEHLARERGWPTVRTLPPGAIITMEYRVGRLNFEVKGGRVARAWKG; encoded by the coding sequence ATGGCACCCATTCCGACACCTTCCGCGGAACCCGACGACAGCCCGGACACCTATGTCGGCCTGGCGGCCGACCGGGCCGAACACCTCGCGCGTGAGCGTGGCTGGCCGACGGTGCGCACCCTGCCGCCGGGGGCGATCATCACGATGGAGTACCGCGTGGGACGGCTGAACTTCGAGGTGAAGGGCGGCCGGGTGGCGCGGGCCTGGAAGGGCTGA
- a CDS encoding phosphatase PAP2 family protein, translating to MRTEPKLTRLDRVFARLDREPERPAHIDVPKMSRHRIVLFAATAAFYGAIVWAVVITSWLVRLDWQVMFFRPYQQWSEIHWFVDYYVVLGQRGPTAVMVAAWLGWRSWRQHTLRPMLALGVSLLLLNITVGAAKYGMGRLGPHYATIIGSNEMWRGGDIFPSGHTANAVVTWGILAYLASTPRARRWLSAVSAVTSLGVGMATVYLGTHWLSDVLLGWVAGLLILLALPWFEPLIARAEARIFDLRDRWRSGRDGTAAVPVSAPPVVVTPLPADREDVAARSPRAPAYLAPGPHTARSERTPVTPAGSRRPPHPERHPRGSTSSAHP from the coding sequence GTGCGTACCGAACCGAAGCTCACCCGTCTGGACCGGGTGTTCGCCCGGCTGGATCGTGAGCCGGAACGACCCGCCCACATCGATGTGCCGAAGATGAGCAGGCACCGCATCGTGCTGTTCGCGGCCACCGCCGCGTTCTACGGCGCGATCGTGTGGGCCGTGGTGATCACGTCCTGGCTGGTCCGGCTCGACTGGCAGGTCATGTTCTTCCGGCCGTACCAGCAGTGGTCGGAGATCCACTGGTTCGTCGACTACTACGTGGTGCTCGGCCAGCGCGGCCCGACCGCGGTGATGGTCGCGGCCTGGCTGGGCTGGCGCTCGTGGCGGCAGCACACCCTGCGTCCGATGCTCGCCCTCGGCGTCTCGCTGCTGCTGCTGAACATCACGGTCGGCGCCGCCAAGTACGGCATGGGCCGCCTCGGACCGCACTACGCGACCATAATCGGCTCGAACGAGATGTGGCGCGGCGGCGATATATTTCCGAGCGGTCACACCGCCAACGCCGTGGTGACCTGGGGAATCCTGGCCTACCTCGCCTCCACCCCGAGAGCGCGCCGCTGGCTGTCCGCCGTCTCCGCCGTGACCTCGCTCGGCGTCGGGATGGCCACCGTCTATCTCGGTACGCACTGGCTGAGCGATGTGCTCCTCGGCTGGGTCGCGGGTCTGCTGATCCTGCTCGCCCTGCCGTGGTTCGAGCCGCTGATCGCCCGTGCCGAGGCCCGGATCTTCGACCTGCGCGACCGCTGGCGGTCCGGCCGCGACGGTACGGCCGCCGTCCCGGTCAGCGCGCCGCCCGTGGTGGTCACGCCGCTGCCCGCCGACCGGGAGGACGTCGCGGCCCGCTCGCCCCGGGCCCCGGCCTACCTGGCCCCGGGGCCGCACACGGCCCGCTCGGAGCGCACCCCGGTCACCCCGGCCGGCAGCCGCCGCCCTCCGCACCCGGAGCGGCACCCGCGCGGCTCGACCTCCTCGGCCCACCCCTGA
- a CDS encoding acyl-CoA dehydrogenase family protein, translating to MSVSSKLPPFDPGDPLGLDDLLDAEDLGIRDTVRAWAADRVLPYVADWYEKGELPEIRELARELGGLGALGMSLSGYGCAGASAVQYGLACLELEAADSGIRSLVSVQGSLAMYAIHRFGSEEQKREWLPRMASGEVIGCFGLTEPDHGSDPASMRTYAKRDGSDWVLNGRKMWITNGSVAGVAVVWAQTEDGIRGFVVPTGSSGFSAPEIKHKWSLRASVTSELVLDDVRLPADAVLPEGTGLRGPLSCLSHARYGIVWGAMGAARSSFEAAVDYAKSREQFGRPIGGFQLTQAKLADMAVELHKGILLAHHLGRRMDAGRLRPEQVSFGKLNNVREAIEICRTARTILGANGISLEYPVMRHATNLESVLTYEGTVEMHQLVLGKALTGLDAFR from the coding sequence ATGTCCGTGTCGTCCAAGCTGCCCCCCTTCGACCCCGGCGACCCCCTCGGCCTCGACGACCTGCTGGATGCCGAGGACCTCGGGATCAGGGACACGGTCAGGGCCTGGGCCGCGGATCGGGTGCTGCCGTATGTGGCCGACTGGTACGAGAAGGGGGAGCTGCCGGAGATCCGGGAGCTGGCGAGGGAGCTCGGGGGGCTCGGGGCGCTCGGGATGTCGCTGAGCGGGTACGGGTGCGCCGGCGCCTCCGCCGTGCAGTACGGGCTCGCCTGTCTGGAGCTGGAGGCCGCCGACTCCGGCATCAGGTCCCTCGTCTCCGTGCAGGGCTCCCTCGCCATGTACGCCATCCACCGCTTCGGGAGCGAGGAGCAGAAGCGGGAATGGCTGCCCCGTATGGCCTCCGGCGAGGTCATCGGCTGCTTCGGGCTCACCGAGCCCGACCACGGCTCCGACCCCGCCTCCATGCGGACGTACGCCAAGCGCGACGGCTCCGACTGGGTGCTCAACGGCCGCAAGATGTGGATCACCAACGGCTCGGTCGCCGGTGTCGCCGTCGTCTGGGCGCAGACCGAGGACGGCATCCGAGGGTTCGTCGTACCGACCGGCAGCAGCGGGTTCTCCGCGCCGGAGATCAAGCACAAGTGGTCCCTGCGCGCCTCGGTGACCAGCGAACTCGTCCTGGACGACGTACGTCTGCCCGCCGACGCCGTACTCCCGGAGGGCACCGGCCTGCGCGGGCCGCTCAGCTGTCTGTCCCACGCCCGGTACGGAATCGTCTGGGGCGCCATGGGCGCGGCCCGCAGTTCCTTCGAGGCCGCCGTCGACTACGCGAAGTCGCGGGAGCAGTTCGGGCGGCCCATCGGCGGCTTCCAGCTCACCCAGGCCAAACTCGCCGACATGGCGGTCGAACTGCACAAGGGGATTCTGCTCGCCCATCATCTGGGGCGGCGTATGGACGCCGGCCGCCTGCGCCCCGAACAGGTCAGCTTCGGCAAGCTCAACAACGTACGAGAAGCGATCGAGATCTGCCGCACGGCCCGCACCATTCTCGGCGCCAACGGGATCTCGCTCGAATACCCCGTGATGCGGCACGCGACCAACCTCGAGTCGGTGCTCACCTACGAGGGCACCGTCGAGATGCACCAGCTCGTGCTGGGCAAGGCGCTCACCGGACTCGACGCCTTCCGCTAG
- a CDS encoding glycosyltransferase family 39 protein gives MTDLETRAAPPSRAGALRRAAPALLGYAAVRALGLVALAVWSAARDKDAYTLLTARWDALWYTRVAELGYGYEVRLANGDVHSNLAFFPLLPWLERLVTAVSPLSPADGGFLVSLVASLAAAWGIFAVADHVYGRRAGVCAVLLWAVLPVGIVQSMAYSESLFTALAAWALYAVLTGRLPVAGVLALLAGLTRPVGMAVVAAVWVAAIASFVRDRRANEPDGAHITPSAPASALTSSSASPSASPSVVASASADASRVLGMLLAPLGTAGYVLWVGHHTGKGPLGYLEVQAGWRNGFDGGYAFARFVAEKFTSFPSALAGVGLIAGVVSVVWLYLVGVRQRQPLPLLVYTGVVTALALCASSYFGSKPRLLVPAFPLLLPLALALARLRTRRSTVVLGSVAVASAVYGAFWLNGSGPP, from the coding sequence GTGACCGATCTCGAGACGCGCGCGGCCCCGCCATCCCGCGCCGGGGCGCTGCGCCGGGCGGCCCCGGCGCTCCTGGGGTACGCGGCCGTACGCGCCCTGGGCCTCGTCGCCCTGGCCGTGTGGAGCGCTGCCCGCGACAAGGACGCGTACACACTGCTGACCGCTCGCTGGGACGCGCTCTGGTACACCAGGGTCGCCGAGCTCGGCTACGGCTACGAGGTGCGCCTGGCCAACGGGGACGTGCACTCCAATCTGGCGTTCTTCCCGCTGCTGCCCTGGCTGGAGCGGCTGGTGACGGCGGTGTCCCCGCTGTCCCCCGCGGACGGGGGTTTCCTCGTCAGTCTGGTCGCCTCCCTCGCCGCGGCCTGGGGAATCTTCGCGGTGGCCGACCATGTGTACGGCCGCCGGGCCGGGGTGTGCGCGGTGCTGCTGTGGGCCGTCCTCCCGGTCGGGATCGTGCAGTCGATGGCGTACAGCGAGTCCCTGTTCACGGCGCTCGCCGCGTGGGCGCTGTACGCGGTCCTGACCGGCCGGCTCCCTGTGGCGGGCGTGCTGGCGCTGCTGGCGGGGCTGACCCGTCCGGTGGGGATGGCGGTGGTGGCGGCGGTGTGGGTGGCGGCCATCGCCTCTTTCGTGCGGGACCGACGCGCGAACGAGCCGGACGGCGCGCACATCACGCCAAGCGCCCCCGCCTCCGCCCTCACCTCTTCGTCCGCCTCCCCGTCCGCGTCCCCTTCCGTCGTCGCCTCCGCCTCGGCCGACGCCTCCCGTGTCCTCGGCATGCTGCTGGCCCCCCTCGGCACCGCCGGCTACGTCCTGTGGGTCGGCCACCACACCGGCAAGGGGCCGCTCGGCTATCTCGAGGTGCAGGCGGGGTGGCGCAACGGCTTCGACGGCGGTTACGCCTTCGCCCGGTTCGTCGCCGAGAAGTTCACGTCGTTCCCCTCGGCCCTGGCCGGCGTCGGGCTGATCGCCGGGGTCGTGTCAGTCGTCTGGCTGTATCTGGTCGGGGTACGTCAGCGCCAGCCGCTCCCGCTGCTGGTCTACACCGGGGTCGTCACCGCGCTCGCGCTGTGCGCGTCGAGCTACTTCGGCTCGAAACCGCGCCTGCTGGTGCCCGCGTTCCCGCTGCTCCTGCCCCTCGCGCTGGCCCTCGCCCGGCTGCGTACGCGCAGGTCAACGGTGGTGCTCGGGTCGGTGGCGGTAGCCTCCGCGGTGTACGGCGCGTTCTGGCTGAACGGCTCCGGTCCGCCCTGA